In Rosa chinensis cultivar Old Blush chromosome 1, RchiOBHm-V2, whole genome shotgun sequence, a genomic segment contains:
- the LOC112201810 gene encoding uncharacterized protein LOC112201810: MGESEDEEISSDSNEFLRFVEDGDKTLYPGCTKTTKLNCLIQTFNLKAKHGMTDACYSDMLVMIGMLLPEGNEVPGSLYEAKKTLAALGMEYERIHACPNDCMLYRGQHSEATSCLICGESRWKLGRDKVEKKGVPGKGVEGVYDAVREESFTLKAVLLWTINDFPAYGNLSGSIIKGYNACPICVDETRPYRLKHSKKMAFMRHRRFLPRHHPYRKQAAAFDNTIEEDVAPSPLSGEEVLSRVELRHILDVMHIEKNCCDAIIGTLLNIPGKTKDGGASRLDMVDMGIRTDLKPTPGPKRPSCL, translated from the exons ATGGGGGAAAGTGAGGATGAGGAGATATCTAGTGACTCGAATGAGTTTCTAAGGTTTGTGGAAGATGGAGATAAAACTTTGTACCCCGGTTGTACAAAGACAACAAAGTTGAATTGTCTTATTCAAACATTCAACTTGAAAGCAAAACACGGAATGACTGATGCTTGTTATTCCGACATGCTAGTCATGATTGGCATGTTGCTTCCCGAAGGGAATGAGGTACCCGGTTCTCTATATGAGGCTAAAAAAACACTTGCAGCATTAGGGATGGAGTATGAAAGGATTCATGCTTGTCCAAATGACTGCATGTTGTATAGAGGGCAACATTCTGAAGCTACAAGCTGTTTGATCTGTGGTGAATCACGATGGAAACTGGGAAGGGATAAAGTTGAGAAGAAAGGGGTGCCTGGGAAG GGGGTTGAAGGTGTGTACGACGCTGTAAGAGAAGAGTCATTTACACTCAAGGCAGTCCTACTTTGGACTATTAATGATTTTCCTGCATATGGGAATCTCTCGGGCAGCATTATCAAAGGCTATAATGCTTGTCCTATTTGTGTCGATGAAACCCGACCATATAGGTTGAAACATAGTAAGAAAATGGCATTTATGAGGCATCGCCGTTTTTTGCCGAGACATCATCCATATCGCAAGCAAGCTGCTGCCTTTGACAATACCATAGAGGAAGATGTTGCCCCTTCACCATTAAGTGGAGAGGAAGTGTTGTCAAGAGTTGAAT TACGACATATTCTTGATGTGATGCACATTGAGAAGAATTGCTGCGATGCTATAATTGGTACCCTCTTGAACATTCCCGGGAAGACAAAGGATGGAGGTGCTTCTCGTTTGGACATGGTCGATATGGGAATCAGAACTGATTTGAAGCCTACACCTGGTCCAAAAAGGCCAAGTTGCCTTTAG
- the LOC112201828 gene encoding uncharacterized protein LOC112201828: MQNNPDGELNAVKKRLVLNDDAAGLLVEENHEVPEGNPKVTAIIEEEVRDIMAPKTSANTDLETTAAVHKCELAVDRVDNIVAIGTIIQVNVASSDQLIHGVPLGKENMRVSVVRAIVDDALLPIPVKDEIVTVSDAIGTCVA, encoded by the exons ATGCAGAATAATCCGGACGGTGAGCTCAATGCAGTGAAGAAGAGGTTGGTTTTAAATGATGATGCAGCTGGATTGTTAGTTGAAGAGAACCATGAAGTTCCAGAAGGGAACCCCAAAGTAACGGCAATAATCGAGGAGGAGGTTAGAGACATCATGGCTCCCAAAACTTCCGCAAACACAGATCTG GAGACGACTGCTGCGGTGCATAAGTGTGAACTGGCAGTAGATAGAGTGGACAACATTGTTGCTATTGGAACAATTATTCAAGTGAATGTTGCATCGAGCGATCAGCTGATACATGGTGTTCCATTGGGAAAGGAAAATATGCGCGTCTCAGTTGTTCGAGCCATTGTTGATGATGCCCTGTTACCTATTCCAGTGAAGGATGAGATTGTCACTGTCAGCGACGCCATTGGTACTTGTGTTGCCTAG